A segment of the Bacteroides acidifaciens genome:
CTTTCAGAAAGAGTATGAAGCATTCCTCACCGCTTTCGCTGCCAAATACAATGACCCCGACGTCACTCAGTTTGTAAGCGGCTTTGGCTTGGGCAAATGGGGGGAAACTCACACGCTGAAATACTCTACAGGTGATGAGAGCCCCAGACAAGCTGTATTCGAATGGATTACCGATGTAATGTCTCGTCTTTTCACCAAAGTGCCTATCATGATAAACTATCACCGATGCCTGCTTTCTACCAAAGAATCTGGTGATGTTGATACCGGTATATCCGCCGATTTGGTGAAACGTGCCGTAGCCAAAGGCTTCTGCCTGCGTCACGATGCTTTTGGTATGAAGCAATATTATAAGGATTGGGAGCGTGGCATCGCTGCCGCTTATCGTGGCATTGTACCTATCACTATGGAAGGTGGTTGGGTGGAATCATCCCACGGTGGTTCTATTGCCGGCGACGGTTATAAGAATTTTGCCGAAGTGCGCCAGGGGGAATATGATGAAGCTAAGGGTGGTTATGTCAATATGATGGACCTTCGCTTTGATACCAATGTGAACACTGGTGAAACGCACTCTTGGTTTAACACCGCTTTCCACCTGGTAAAGGAATTTATATCCGAAGGCGGTTACCGTCTCTACCCCGACCGTCTGTCTATTCCTACTACAGCCCGTAGCGGTAGCAACGTATCATTGACTCACCGTTGGTCGAACTTGGGCTGGGGTTACTGCCCTACCAATCTGCCGCAGTACGGTGACAAATACAAACTGGCTATCGCTTTGCTTGATAAGAGCACCGAAGAGCCTGCCCGCATCTATATAGAAGAGAAAGCGGACATTGCTACCTGGATGAGCGGAAAACCCAAGACATACACTAGCAGCATCAAACTCACCGATGTAGCCGCAGGTACTTACACTTGGGCGGTGGGATTGGTAGATACTACTAAAGAGAACGCTATCGGTATCTTACTTTCAGCCCGCGATGAGTACCAAACCGCCAAAGGTTGGGTGAAAGTGGGAGATATAACTATTCAATAATCATAAAAACGCTGTGCTGTGATGAAAAAAATCTTACTGACATGCATAGCCGTAGCCTGTAGCCTTGTGGCTGTAGCCGGAGAACTGCTCATCGAAGCAGAAAGCTTCAGCCAGCGAGGCGGCTGGGTGCTCGACCAGCAGTTCATGGATCAGATGGGTTCGCCCTATCTCATGGCACATGGCATGGGCATCCCTGTGGCGGATGCTACGGCAGAAATCAATATTCCCCAAGCAGGCACTTACTACGTATATGCCCGTACTTACAACTGGACTTCACCTTGGACCGATGCCGAAGGTCCCGGAAAATTCCGCCTGGCTTTAGGCGGCAAATTGCTGAAGGCTACATTAGGACATACTGGTAATTCCTGGCAATGGCAATTTGCCGGAAAGGCAGTATTGAAAGCAGGGACTACCACTCTTGCGCTGAAAGACCTCACCGGTTTCGACGGTCGTTGCGATGCCATTTACCTTACTACCGATGCGAACACGCAACCCGCTACCTGGGATACGGCAGAGACAGCCGCACTTCGTGACCGCTTGCGACAACAACAGACGGTGCCCGCTCATCAATACGACTTAGTGGTAGTAGGAGGAGGGATAGCCGGAATGTGTGCTGCTGCATCGGCCGCCCGATTAGGTTGTAAGGTGGCACTGGTGAACGATCGTCCTGTATTGGGTGGCAATAACTCGTCGGAAATTCGTGTACACCTCGGCGGTATCATCGAAATGGGTCCTAATCAGGGATTAGGGCGTATGATACGCGAGTTCGGTCATGAACGCTCCGGCAATGCACAACCGGGTGACTACTACGAAGACCAGAAGAAAGAAGACTTCATAAATGCCGAAAAGAACATTACCCTTTATGCCTCTCAGCGTGCGGTAGCCGTGAAGATGCAAGGAGACCGCATTGCGTCAGTCACTATCCAGCACATCGAGACGGGAGAACAAACCGAACTTACCGCTCCTCTCTTTAGCGACTGCACAGGCGACGCTACCATAGGCTATTTGGCCGGTGCCGATTGGACTATGGGACGTGAAGGCCGCAATGAATATGGCGAGAGCCTTGCTCCCGAGCAACCCGACTCATTGGTGATGGGCGCCTCTATACAATGGTATAGCAAGGACATGAAGAAGAAAACTTCCTTCCCTCATTTTGAATATGGCGTGCGCTTTGACGCTGAAAACTGTGAGCCTGTAACCATGGGCGAGTGGAAATGGGAAACAGGCATGAACCGCAATCAAGTCAGCGAAGCTGAACGTGTACGCGACTATGGACTTTTGGTGATATATTCCAACTGGAGTTATCTGAAGAATCACTATAAAGACCATAAGAAGTATGCCAACCGTTCCCTCGACTGGGTGGCGTATATCTCAGGCAAACGCGAATCACGCCGTCTCTTGGGCGACTACGTACTGTCACAGGACGATATAGACAAGAATGTGGCGCACGAGGATGCTTCGTTCACCACTACCTGGAGTATCGATCTTCATTTCCCCGACAGCGTGAATAGTGTCCGCTTTCCCGGCAATGAATTCAAGTCGGCTACGGTGCATCGTTGGATTCATCCTTATGCCGTTCCCTATCGCTGTCTCTATTCTCGCAATGTGGACAACCTCTTTATGGCAGGCCGCAATATGAGCTGTACCCACGTAGCCTTAGGCACAGTACGTGTGATGCGTACTACCGGCATGATGGGTGAAGTAGTAGGTATGGCAGCCGGACTCTGCCACAAGCATCGTGTAGAGCCACGCGACATCTATCATCATCACCTGCCCGAACTGAAGCAACTTATGCAAGCGGGGCTGGGCAAACGCGATGTGCCCGATAACCAACGCTTCAACGAACCCAACGAATT
Coding sequences within it:
- a CDS encoding DUF4832 domain-containing protein, whose translation is MNKIIKNSIKTLSMCLLAATAFIGTACSDDDDLTTDYSWNIEGNTTVSIKPERYKLLRNPMSGWVIYAGIGSGMMMNFWDLYDNFESSEGTVKVSDYGNTLYVRGLWSNFNPERGKYVWDETLQTEPAKRFRMLVEGAKERNLKLAFTFVCDSRDKHENACPEYVREAGAEGFTTKTGSVNVWTPYPDDPIFQKEYEAFLTAFAAKYNDPDVTQFVSGFGLGKWGETHTLKYSTGDESPRQAVFEWITDVMSRLFTKVPIMINYHRCLLSTKESGDVDTGISADLVKRAVAKGFCLRHDAFGMKQYYKDWERGIAAAYRGIVPITMEGGWVESSHGGSIAGDGYKNFAEVRQGEYDEAKGGYVNMMDLRFDTNVNTGETHSWFNTAFHLVKEFISEGGYRLYPDRLSIPTTARSGSNVSLTHRWSNLGWGYCPTNLPQYGDKYKLAIALLDKSTEEPARIYIEEKADIATWMSGKPKTYTSSIKLTDVAAGTYTWAVGLVDTTKENAIGILLSARDEYQTAKGWVKVGDITIQ
- a CDS encoding FAD-dependent oxidoreductase, producing MKKILLTCIAVACSLVAVAGELLIEAESFSQRGGWVLDQQFMDQMGSPYLMAHGMGIPVADATAEINIPQAGTYYVYARTYNWTSPWTDAEGPGKFRLALGGKLLKATLGHTGNSWQWQFAGKAVLKAGTTTLALKDLTGFDGRCDAIYLTTDANTQPATWDTAETAALRDRLRQQQTVPAHQYDLVVVGGGIAGMCAAASAARLGCKVALVNDRPVLGGNNSSEIRVHLGGIIEMGPNQGLGRMIREFGHERSGNAQPGDYYEDQKKEDFINAEKNITLYASQRAVAVKMQGDRIASVTIQHIETGEQTELTAPLFSDCTGDATIGYLAGADWTMGREGRNEYGESLAPEQPDSLVMGASIQWYSKDMKKKTSFPHFEYGVRFDAENCEPVTMGEWKWETGMNRNQVSEAERVRDYGLLVIYSNWSYLKNHYKDHKKYANRSLDWVAYISGKRESRRLLGDYVLSQDDIDKNVAHEDASFTTTWSIDLHFPDSVNSVRFPGNEFKSATVHRWIHPYAVPYRCLYSRNVDNLFMAGRNMSCTHVALGTVRVMRTTGMMGEVVGMAAGLCHKHRVEPRDIYHHHLPELKQLMQAGLGKRDVPDNQRFNEPNELLEVPGAYIKP